The Desulfobulbaceae bacterium sequence AACAGCAAGCGTAAAAAAATCATGGTTAGTCATAAATCATCGCATGATACTCAATGTCAGTGTGTCCTCAGCCATTGGCAGAACTCTATCACCGTCAACTGTCAACCGTAAACTGACAACCTTCTAAGTTACAAATCATTTATCGATATCTATATCTAAATGAAATCGATATATTTTCTGACGATTTGTATCTTTCATAATCAATACAGGCGGCACCCCGGTTGGGAAGCTGAGCAGTTACCAAGTATGATAATATAGATTCTTTTACGCTTGCTGTTTCCTTGCGTTCATGTTTTTGTTAAAAATTACGCCCAGACACCATCCACCAGTCCATAAAGCTCCATTCTTCACCCCCAGACGATGAAAATTAAACCAAAAAAATTCCTGCCCGGTGAAAATTCTCTGATGGTAATAATCGCCTCCTTCATCGGTCTAGCTGCTGGCCTGGCTAACATCTGCTTTCGAACCGTCACCGAATTCGTTCACATCACTATTTTTGTGCCAGGCTATGCTTGGGCCAGCCAAGGGGGATGGCATATTTTACTCCTGCCCTTGATTCCGGTCAGCGGAATGATACTTCTTATTCCCCTATCACTCCTGTTCCCCGGTGAAATCAATGGCTACGGCTTCACCAATTTCCTACGAAAGGTCAATCTACAAGGGGGATCAATCAGTTTTCGCACCATCATCCTCAAGATCATCTCCTGCTCACTAACCATCGGGACAGGAAACTCGGCAGGAGTAGAAGGCCCCATTGCCCAGGTTGGCGGAGCGCTCGGATCGCAAGTCGGGAAATCTTTCCGCGTCTCCAGCGACCGAATGAAGATTTATATCGCAGCAGGTAGCGCGGGTGCTGTGGCCGCCATGTTCAACGCACCCATTGCCGGAATGTTTTTTGCCTCGGAGATTGTGCTCCTTGGCACCTACGAGGTTGCTTCGTTCTCCGCGCTAGTCATCTCATCCGCCATGGCCACTGTTTTGTCCAGAGCGTACTATGGCGCCAATCCCGCTTTCGCCATCTCCAACTTCCAAATGGTCAATCCCATGACCGAAATCCCGCTCTACATGCTCATGGGCGTCTGGATCGGTATTCTTGCCGTTATCTATATTGCTTTTTTCTATAAAGTTCGGGATCATTTTGCCACCCTCTCAATACACCCACAACTCAAACCGATTATCGGTGCTTTGATGATAGGCGTTTGCGGCATGGCTTTCCCCCAAATCATGGGTGACGGCTATCACGCCATCCTCAAGGTTCTCACCGACCCCAACCCTTTATGGCTGATAGCCCTCCTTATCTTCCTGAAAATCGCGGCCACCTCAATCACCTTAGGTTCCGGCGGGTCTGGCGGCGTTTTTGCGCCTGCCTTGTTTATCGGGGCAATGGCGGGAGGGTCCTTCGGCTCAGTTGCTCACTGGCTCTTCCCAAACTCAACCGCCCACCCAGGTTCTTACGCTGCGATTGGTATCGGCGCTTTTTTAGCAGCCTCGACCCATGCCCCTCTGACCGCTATTTTCCTACTCTTTGAAATGACCGACGACTCCACAATCATCATTCCCATCATGCTGTCAAGCATCATCGGCACCGTGGTCTCGGCCAGACTGTACCATGACTCCATCGACACGGTAGACTTCTCCCGCGAAGGCATCGATATCCACGAAGGCCGGGAATCGGCAATTATGCGCTCCATCAAGATCGGACGAATCCTCACCGAAGATGTTGATTTCATCAGCGAGAAAGCCAATGTCGATCAACTTCTGCGCATCTTCAGCATGGCCAAAGACAGTTTTTATTTCCCGGTTGTCGATGAAACCGGCCACATGACCGGCATTATCTCCCTTCAGGACGTCAAGAACATCCTCCACGATGAAAAATTGCGCTGCACCGCCACCGTCGGCAAAGTCTGCGCTCGCAACGTGGTCTTTCTTACCCCGGACGACAACTTATACACTGCCATTACCCTGTTTGACAGAAAAGGCTTTGACGAAATCCCGGTTGTCGAATCGGCAGAAAGCAAGTGGGTCCTCGGAATGCTAAAACGCCGGGATGTGCTGAACGCTTACAACGCCGAAGTATTAAAACGAGGCATCAGCGAACGAAGTTGCCCGATCAAGCTTAATTGAAACATTGTAATCGTTCACCAGAAGCGTTGAACGTGCGGATTTCACCGGACTGTAAACGTTTACCGGGTGCCCCACCAGCCGGAGTCTCCCTACGGTCGCTTACCTGCGCGATTTTTATTGACCCGCTTCGTCGGTCAATAAAGCGGTCTGCGAAGTGTGCTAGTTGCACATGAGCAGGCCGCTAACAGCTAAGCGAGTTTGCGAGACTGCGAAGCAGATGGGGTGTCCGGTGAACGTTTACGAAACATTCAATCCGTAACTATACCTGAGAGCATCAACTTGAATGCATCTCAAAAACACCGATCGGTCTTGATCAATGACCCATATTCGATCCCCCCTGACAATTTATAAAATATTACCTCAAACCAATTGCGGGCTATGCCTTCTGCCCTCATGCCTGGCTTTTGCAGCGGCAGTGGTGGCAGAACGCAAAAAACTCCGGGACTGTCCATCTCTGTCTGCTGAACAGATGCTAAAATTTTCCATTGAGTGCCCACGGATAGGGGCCATGGACGATGACCAGGCAGAGTTCATGCTAAAGTTAAAGGAAAAAATGGCAACCGTTAACCTTGTCCAGATCGCCCCACTGATCGGTGGCACCATGCTCGGTGAACGCATAGTTATCAATTCTTTAGGCAAGGACTTCATTATTGACCGTCATGGCGACATCACCTCAGAGTGCCATATTATCCCCTGGGTTCAAGCCCCATTGCTCGCCTGCATCACCAACATCACCCATAGCGCCCCGACTGGCAAATGGATTTCCTTTCGAGAGATTAACGGCGGAATTGAATGGCAAGGGCTTTTCACCAGCCGTTGCGAGACGCCGCTAAGGAAACTGGCCGACAAAAATCAATCGCTATTGGGCGATCTGATTAATTTGTTTATGGGCAGGACCATTGACTGGTATCAGGCAGACATTGCCCTGATTCTCCACCCCTTGCCCAAAGTCCCCATTCTCATCTGCTACCAGGCCCCGGAAGAGGATCTTGAGTCTGCCCTCACCATCTTCTTCGACGAATGCACCCCCCATAATCTCCATATCAAATCCATCTTCACGCTATGTTCAGGTCTGGTACAGATGTTTTCGAAAATCGCCGAACATCACCTCTGAACAAACACACATAATATCCAAGATCTCCACAACCTGATCCATGGTAAAGACCTATCATCAAAAGGCTTATGATTTGCACGCTCAGCAAGAACGGTAGTAATCTTAACAAAACACGCTACTGGCTACAATCATCCGTTGAGCGCTGACCCACAATATAGCCCGATAATTCTCTCTTTTTTGCTGAAAGCGGGTAAGGGAAAGATAATTATTCCGAACACTAGATGAGAAATGTTTCGACAGCGCCAGCAAGATATGGCAATTCTACTCATCCTAACCAACAGATCACTCTTACATTCATCATAACAAAAGACATAACTCCCGATGCTGATCGATAAGGTTTTCATTCTGGCTGCCGTTGTATTCACCGGCATTCTTTGTCAATGGTTTGCCTGGAGAGTAAAGCTACCGGCCATCCTCTTCCTGCTCCTTGCCGGACTCGTCGCCGGACCGCTTACCGGATGGCTCAACTCCGATCTGCTCTTCGGAGATCTGCTCTTTCCCTTCATCTCCCTCTCTGTTGCGGTAATTCTTTTCGAAGGCAGCCTCACTCTACGGTTCCATCAGATCGCCGGTTTGGGTCAAGTGGTCCGCAACCTGATCTCCTTCGGGATACTGACTACGTGGCTGATCACCGCCGCCGCCACCCGCATTGTCTTTGATTTCCCTTGGGGACTAGCACTGCTTTTCGGAGCAATCACTTCGGTGACCGGCCCCACCGTGATCGTCCCCATGCTCCGTACTGTCAGGCCCAGCGCACCCGTTGCCAATATTCTCCGCTGGGAAGGCATTGTTATCGATCCCATTGGAGCAACGTTGGCCGTTTTGGTCTACGAATTCATCCTAGTCGGCAGTAATGGCAACGCATTGGGTCACACCTTGCTCGCTTTTGCAAAACTTGTCGGCATCGGACTTCTCTTGGGCTCTTTGGCCGGATATCTGTACGGCATCATTCTCCGCCGCCATTGGATGCCGGAGTTTCTTCACAATGTGGCGACGTTAGGCCTAGTTATCTTTGTTTTTGCGGTTTCCAACAGTATCCAGCACGAATCCGGCCTACTCACCGTAACAGTCATGGGTATCTGGCTTGCCAACATGCGCAATGTTACCATGGAAGAGATCCTGGACTTCAAGGAGAGTTTAAGCGTCCTGCTGATATCCGTGCTTTTCATCCTGCTGGCGGCCCGCCTTGACGTTCAGCGCTTTGTCCATCTTGGGTGGCAGGTCGTTTTTATCTTTCTTTCCATTCAGTTCCTATCCAGACCCTTAAGTGTGATGTTTTCCACTCTTGGCTCTAAATTAAGCTGGCCAGAAAGGCATCTTCTTGCCTGGATAGGTCCAAGAGGGATCGTGGCTGCTGCCATCGCCGCCCTGTTTTCCATCAGACTGACAGCCTTAGGACACACTCAGGCAGAGCTGCTGGTACCACTAACGTTTTCGGTAATCATCGGCACCGTGGTCTTGCAAAGCGCCACAGCGGGTTTCATTGCCAAAAAACTTGGTGTAGCCGAACCTGAACCCAAGGGATTCCTTATAATCGGAGCCAATCTGGTGGCAAGGGCAATTGGCAAGGCTTTAAAGCAGGAGGGGTTTCGGGTATTACTCATTGACAGCAGTTGGGAAAAAATCAGCAAGGCCAGGCTTGAAGGCTTAGAGACTTATTACGGTGAGCCGGTTTCCGAGCATGCAGACCGAAATCTCGACTTAGTCGGAATCGGCAAGATGCTCGCGCTTTCACCACGCGGCGCTCTCAACACCCTTTCCTGTATGCACTACCGGATGGAACTAGGGGCAGATGCCGTATTTGCGATCCAATCTGCCGAAGATTTGGAAATGTCCAAAAACCGCAAGGCGGTTTCTCGACGGCACTGGCGGGATCTCTTTGGACATGAAGTTACATTTACCAGCCTGACCAAGTCCCTATCTAAAAAAGGCTGGGATATCCGCAGCACAACCCTTAGCCAGACTTTTGATTATACGAACTATCAGCGACAACATGACCATGGACTCATACCACTCTTTGCCATTACACCTAAAGGTAAAATCAAAATTTTCACCATAGATGAAAAATTATTGCCACAACCAGGCTGGACTATCATAGCTCTAGTAGCTGACCAAGATAAATTTCACTCCGCTACTTTGGCAACATAACCAATACAAAAAAGAAGGTAACTACACAGGTTAACGGTAATCAGTTGTCGGTTTACGGTTAAAAGAATCATGGTTAGTCATAAATCATCGCATGATACTCAATGTCAGTGTGTCCTCAGCCATTGGCAGGACCTTAATTACCGTCAACTGTCAACCGTAAACCAATAACCTGAGTAGTTACAAAAGAAGTACTGAACGAATCAAGAGATACTACGATTGATCGACTCTTTACCTTAACCTTGACCTGCATCGGGCAAATGAGAAAAGTGGGAGGAACAACAAAAAGAAAAAAATACTATCGCACCCCAAAGGCGAGCGATAGCCATGTTGTAAGGAAGAGCACGACACTGATAGCGCCATTCATCTGAAAAAATGAGACCTGAATTCTGGATAGATCTTTAGGATTAACCACGAGATGTTGATAGAAGAGGCAAACAGCCGTAATCGCTAATCCAATGAAATAAAAATAATTCAGTCCGGCCATAATCCCGGTTGCCAAAAAAAGGGCAAATGCAAGCACATGAAAAGCGACCGCCAACCGGAAAGCATTCTGTCTCCCAAAGCGAGAAGGCATGGAATAAAGCCCCTCATCCCGGTCAAAATCGGCATCAAGACAGGCATAAACCATATCAAAGCCAGTAACCCAGAACAAGACCCCGAGGGAAAGCACATAAGGAAACCCGTCCAGTGTCCCCTTAACAGCAACAAAGCCGCCAAGAGGAGAAAATGACAAGGCCAGTCCGAGAACTACATGGCACAACCAGGTAAAACGCTTGGTAAGAGAATACGCCAAAGTCAAGGCAAGAGCAAATGGCGACAGAAGGAGAGTCAGGTGATTTAACTGGTAACAGGCGAAAAAAAACAGTCCCCCTGCCACAATTACCATCACCCAAGCCTCCCACAACTTAACTGTCCCTGCAGCGAGAGCCCTATCCGCTGTCCGCGGGTTTTTGCGATCAAACCGCACATCAACGATTCGATTAAAACCCATAGCACACGTTCGTGCCCCCGCCATGGCCAAGACCACCCACAAAAAGGTTCGAGCATCAGGGACACCTTGCGCAGCAAGAAAAGCACCCATCAAAGCGAACGGCAAAGCAAAAACAGTGTGTTTAAACTTGATCATCTCAAGCATAATAAGAATTTTTTGCAGCATCACACGCTCTTCTGCCTTAACTCAATACCATCCCAACGACGCATGGACATAACTTCAATACCCAACAGACTCGCCACCCGCATGACATAATCCCTTGCTACGTCGATAAAAGAAGCCGGATGATGATAGAAAGCGGGCATGGGGGGACAGATAATCGCCCCTGCCTGATCTGCCCGGACCATATTATTGAGATGAATCCGGTTTAACGGCGTCTCGCGCACCCCAAGCACCAAAGTCCTTCGCTCTTTCAAACAGACATCAGCTGCCCGATGGATCAAATTATAAGAGTTGCCATTGGCAATGGCTGCCAGTGTCCCCATGGTACAAGGAAGAATCGCCATCCCATGATAGAGGCTCGAACCGCTGGCCATTGGCGAGGTGAAATCATCACAGGAAAACCAACGACACGGTGGTAATTCTTCAGGAGTCACACCGAGTTCAAGACTCATCACCTGTCGTCCGGCATTGGAAATAATTCCATCAACTTCAACACCCAGCTCGGCCATGAGGGCTAAAAACTCTCTGGCATAGAGCGAACCACTGGCCCCAGTAATAGCAAGGATGATCCGTTTCTTCATTTTACCCCCACATAAATCGTTACAATACCGAAGGTGAGTTGCCGACAATAGACCTTGGCAAAACCGGCTTCTTTCATCATCTTGAGTAACACCTTGGGCTCATAAAACTGGGCGATAGAACTTGCCAGGTACTCATAAGCCTCTTTATCTCCAGAGACAAGTCCTGCCACAGTCGGGAGGATTTTATTCAAATAAAAAAAATACAAAGGTTTGACCAAAGGATTCTTGGGCCGAGAAAACTCCAGGATCAAGAGCTTACCAGTTGGTTTAAGGACACGGTACATCTCGCGAAGTCCTCGCTCGGTGCGGGAAAGGTTACGAACCCCAAAGGCCACGGTGCACCCCCAGAAACTGTTGTCATGGGCAGGAATATCTTCCCCGTCACCACACACTGGCATAATCCTGCTCCGCCGTTCATCTGAAGGCAGATTGTTAACACCGGCTCGAATCATATCCTCACAAAAATCAATGGAGACTACCCGTCGCCTCTTGGCCTGACGGGCAAGTTCAAGCGACAGGGGTAAAGTTCCGGCACAGAGATCAAGAACCGCCCCCTCGGGAAAAATTTTAAGCTCTCTGGTCGTTACCCAACGCCAGTAACTGTCTATCTTGAAACTGACGAGGGAGTTAATCAGATCATAACTGCCACTGATCGAGGAAAACTTCTGCTTAACAAAGGTCTTTTTTTCTTCCGGGCTGCGCATAATCACTCTCTTGTTAACGGCATTATTCCTCTGCCGCGCTCCATATTTTTATCGGCAGAGCCTGAGGCAAAGCCTCACCCCTCCGGATTAGATTTTCATAAAAAACCTTGAGTCCATCAAGCTTATCCGGACAAAGATCGAGTTCAATCCCTTGCAAGTAGCGAAGGCAATCCTGGGATGCCATCGGGATTCTAGGGGCTACCCGTTTGCTGATTTCATCAAGGCGACGCCTCCCCTCGTACACGCACCGTTTTAGTTCCTGATGGATAGCCAGCAAGCACGGGGTGCGACGAGCCACGAACTTTTCACTGATCGCCCATACCGCAAAGACAAAAGGAAGTTTCGTCTTCCGCCGCCAGACATCGCCAAGATCAAGGACATAAGGAAAGCCTCCGTCATACTTCAAACGCAGAGCCTGATCACCAATGGCCAGCACCGCCTGGAAATCGTCAAGAGCAAGATCACTTTCCCCTTGATAATATATGGGGCACACACCATAAAAATCCTCAAGAATAATCTTGATGAGTCCGTTAGAGGTCTTCGACTGAGCGCTCAAGCAAACTCGCGCCCCATCAAGCCGCTCTGGCATACGGCGTGAAAATAAGAAGACACTGCCAACAGCTCCGGTGGCGCTGATCGACAGGTCAGGAAGAATCTGATACTTTTCCGGATGCTCAGCATATTCATGGGAAGAGACGAGCCCCAGATCCAGTTCATCATTGGCAAGCATCCGATTCAGATCAGCAGGCGCTGCCTCCACTACCTGCCAGGCAGGATTATGCACCGACTCTTTCCAGACTTCATAGAGCGCAGCCGTATTGATGAAGTT is a genomic window containing:
- a CDS encoding 4-hydroxybenzoate octaprenyltransferase → MLQKILIMLEMIKFKHTVFALPFALMGAFLAAQGVPDARTFLWVVLAMAGARTCAMGFNRIVDVRFDRKNPRTADRALAAGTVKLWEAWVMVIVAGGLFFFACYQLNHLTLLLSPFALALTLAYSLTKRFTWLCHVVLGLALSFSPLGGFVAVKGTLDGFPYVLSLGVLFWVTGFDMVYACLDADFDRDEGLYSMPSRFGRQNAFRLAVAFHVLAFALFLATGIMAGLNYFYFIGLAITAVCLFYQHLVVNPKDLSRIQVSFFQMNGAISVVLFLTTWLSLAFGVR
- a CDS encoding menaquinone biosynthesis protein — encoded protein: MVNFINTAALYEVWKESVHNPAWQVVEAAPADLNRMLANDELDLGLVSSHEYAEHPEKYQILPDLSISATGAVGSVFLFSRRMPERLDGARVCLSAQSKTSNGLIKIILEDFYGVCPIYYQGESDLALDDFQAVLAIGDQALRLKYDGGFPYVLDLGDVWRRKTKLPFVFAVWAISEKFVARRTPCLLAIHQELKRCVYEGRRRLDEISKRVAPRIPMASQDCLRYLQGIELDLCPDKLDGLKVFYENLIRRGEALPQALPIKIWSAAEE
- a CDS encoding chloride channel protein, which codes for MKIKPKKFLPGENSLMVIIASFIGLAAGLANICFRTVTEFVHITIFVPGYAWASQGGWHILLLPLIPVSGMILLIPLSLLFPGEINGYGFTNFLRKVNLQGGSISFRTIILKIISCSLTIGTGNSAGVEGPIAQVGGALGSQVGKSFRVSSDRMKIYIAAGSAGAVAAMFNAPIAGMFFASEIVLLGTYEVASFSALVISSAMATVLSRAYYGANPAFAISNFQMVNPMTEIPLYMLMGVWIGILAVIYIAFFYKVRDHFATLSIHPQLKPIIGALMIGVCGMAFPQIMGDGYHAILKVLTDPNPLWLIALLIFLKIAATSITLGSGGSGGVFAPALFIGAMAGGSFGSVAHWLFPNSTAHPGSYAAIGIGAFLAASTHAPLTAIFLLFEMTDDSTIIIPIMLSSIIGTVVSARLYHDSIDTVDFSREGIDIHEGRESAIMRSIKIGRILTEDVDFISEKANVDQLLRIFSMAKDSFYFPVVDETGHMTGIISLQDVKNILHDEKLRCTATVGKVCARNVVFLTPDDNLYTAITLFDRKGFDEIPVVESAESKWVLGMLKRRDVLNAYNAEVLKRGISERSCPIKLN
- a CDS encoding DUF3786 domain-containing protein → MTHIRSPLTIYKILPQTNCGLCLLPSCLAFAAAVVAERKKLRDCPSLSAEQMLKFSIECPRIGAMDDDQAEFMLKLKEKMATVNLVQIAPLIGGTMLGERIVINSLGKDFIIDRHGDITSECHIIPWVQAPLLACITNITHSAPTGKWISFREINGGIEWQGLFTSRCETPLRKLADKNQSLLGDLINLFMGRTIDWYQADIALILHPLPKVPILICYQAPEEDLESALTIFFDECTPHNLHIKSIFTLCSGLVQMFSKIAEHHL
- a CDS encoding sodium:proton antiporter is translated as MLIDKVFILAAVVFTGILCQWFAWRVKLPAILFLLLAGLVAGPLTGWLNSDLLFGDLLFPFISLSVAVILFEGSLTLRFHQIAGLGQVVRNLISFGILTTWLITAAATRIVFDFPWGLALLFGAITSVTGPTVIVPMLRTVRPSAPVANILRWEGIVIDPIGATLAVLVYEFILVGSNGNALGHTLLAFAKLVGIGLLLGSLAGYLYGIILRRHWMPEFLHNVATLGLVIFVFAVSNSIQHESGLLTVTVMGIWLANMRNVTMEEILDFKESLSVLLISVLFILLAARLDVQRFVHLGWQVVFIFLSIQFLSRPLSVMFSTLGSKLSWPERHLLAWIGPRGIVAAAIAALFSIRLTALGHTQAELLVPLTFSVIIGTVVLQSATAGFIAKKLGVAEPEPKGFLIIGANLVARAIGKALKQEGFRVLLIDSSWEKISKARLEGLETYYGEPVSEHADRNLDLVGIGKMLALSPRGALNTLSCMHYRMELGADAVFAIQSAEDLEMSKNRKAVSRRHWRDLFGHEVTFTSLTKSLSKKGWDIRSTTLSQTFDYTNYQRQHDHGLIPLFAITPKGKIKIFTIDEKLLPQPGWTIIALVADQDKFHSATLAT
- a CDS encoding UbiX family flavin prenyltransferase; translated protein: MKKRIILAITGASGSLYAREFLALMAELGVEVDGIISNAGRQVMSLELGVTPEELPPCRWFSCDDFTSPMASGSSLYHGMAILPCTMGTLAAIANGNSYNLIHRAADVCLKERRTLVLGVRETPLNRIHLNNMVRADQAGAIICPPMPAFYHHPASFIDVARDYVMRVASLLGIEVMSMRRWDGIELRQKSV
- a CDS encoding ubiquinone/menaquinone biosynthesis methyltransferase — protein: MRSPEEKKTFVKQKFSSISGSYDLINSLVSFKIDSYWRWVTTRELKIFPEGAVLDLCAGTLPLSLELARQAKRRRVVSIDFCEDMIRAGVNNLPSDERRSRIMPVCGDGEDIPAHDNSFWGCTVAFGVRNLSRTERGLREMYRVLKPTGKLLILEFSRPKNPLVKPLYFFYLNKILPTVAGLVSGDKEAYEYLASSIAQFYEPKVLLKMMKEAGFAKVYCRQLTFGIVTIYVGVK